A stretch of Coccidioides posadasii str. Silveira chromosome 2, complete sequence DNA encodes these proteins:
- a CDS encoding uncharacterized protein (EggNog:ENOG410PXEX) — protein sequence MQLGPGTFQAWCAHQSLTSYSDVGANPAFRIGALALKRPRPTQISKNAIVGREGFVVDGRWTVDPTAPQEDDGNHNINSVLLPDHINPFRPTTTTSTSAVAPTEKAATMSAVTPEDTAGGVFEEMSQEFSETHKSAARRVSQSEEAGPMPFTMSSLAPESTTVHLAKDVPLEPKGSAPGGFPETPDVQSPAGDDQAFISPLPATDGIGNPIHLPPGQKVPHPSSLTDNTVNSGIKTDKAGYEGDASDPTMAAMATSRGFVGSQPVKVNPPTSGGSAFIQSAAPTSTTAALAANVPLEKSKASGTKDPHQPAPDVPEVVRRSLSDAHKDPEAACNEEAVMEKKEVEQELLRDVKRDESTGEPAPVIAAGSSAKAPASTAPLAKGEAGDVSPKTKERAEGSTAAPPQQQTTAPGPTKTTAPETTAPGSQQAQSQPTGTQAEQPPATQPGQTPKKKKNRLSGLFSKLKEKLK from the exons ATGCAGTTGGGGCCCGGTACCTTCCAAGCTTGGTGCGCCCATCAGTCCCTGACGTCATACTCTGATGTGGGAGCCAATCCTGCCTTCCGCATCGGCGCTCTTGCTTTAAAACGTCCCAGGCCCACCCAAATAAGCAAGAACGCAATTGTTGGAAGGGAAGGA TTCGTCGTCGACGGTCGCTGGACAGTAGATCCCACCGCTCCCCAAGAAGACGACGGGAATCACAACATAAACAGCGTCCTGCTCCCTGATCACATCAACCCTTTCCGTCCTACCACCACCACATCGACGAGTGCCGTCGCGCCAACCGAGAAAGCCGCCACAATGTCTGCGGTGACACCGGAGGATACAGCCGGAGgtgtttttgaagagatgTCGCAGGAATTTTCCGAAACCCACAAATCTGCGGCGCGGAGAGTATCCCAGTCCGAAGAGGCTGGCCCAATGCCGTTCACTATGTCGTCACTTGCCCCAGAGTCTACAACTGTACATCTCGCCAAGGACGTTCCATTAGAACCCAAAGGAAGTGCTCCCGGTGGATTTCCAGAAACGCCCGATGTACAGTCACCGGCAGGGGATGATCAGGCGTTCATCAGCCCTCTTCCAGCCACAGACGGCATCGGCAACCCGATTCACTTGCCACCGGGCCAGAAAGTGCCACATCCATCGAGTTTAACTGACAATACAGTGAATTCTGGCATCAAGACAGATAAAGCTGGATATGAAGGGGATGCCAGCGATCCCACCATGGCGGCCATGGCGACCTCTCGAGGCTTCGTTGGTTCTCAGCCTGTCAAGGTCAACCCGCCGACATCCGGTGGTTCTGCCTTCATTCAATCTGCGGCCCCGACCTCGACTACTGCTGCTTTAGCCGCCAATGTTCCTCTGGAAAAGTCCAAAGCATCTGGAACCAAGGATCCCCACCAACCAGCTCCAGATGTGCCAGAAGTTGTGAGAAGATCCCTCAGCGATGCCCACAAAGACCCCGAAGCTGCATGCAATGAAGAAGCGGTTATGGAAAAGAAGGAGGTCGAGCAAGAGTTGCTTCGAGACGTTAAGCGAGACGAGTCAACCGGTGAACCTGCGCCTGTAATAGCTGCAGGATCGTCCGCAAAGGCTCCAGCTAGCACAGCACCCCTTGCGAAGGGTGAAGCTGGAGATGTGTCGCCAAAGACCAAAGAGCGTGCTGAGGGCTCCACAGCTGCACCGCCTCAACAGCAAACCACAGCACCTGGCCCGACGAAGACGACAGCCCCAGAGACCACTGCGCCGGGGTCGCAGCAAGCTCAGAGCCAACCCACCGGGACCCAAGCCGAGCAGCCACCAGCGACGCAGCCAGGACAGACaccgaaaaagaaaaagaatcgTCTTAGCGGGCTCTTCTCTAAGTTGAAGGAAAAGTTGAAGTAG
- a CDS encoding uncharacterized protein (EggNog:ENOG410PGW3~COG:T~BUSCO:9082at33183) — protein MSESNAFPGSHAGHGERHAGGGAAPFNRIVEEDENVTSPTTSTFHRADVSRQRAHIHHVLSPFQSGDGVGTFGEFGAFGPNPFGGRGEQEHGTFRPAAGPSDSGFPNHYALGRRTSVSAESLNPTSSDSDSWTPPYHPKPPEQLDRLKTAVAGNFLFSHLEEDQFKTVLNALVEKPVPAKDIKVITQGDAGDYFYIVEQGHFDVFIHPSGSAQPGHNGMGSKVNEIGPGGSFGELALMYNAPRAATVVSTEPSTVWALDRVTFRRILMDSAFKRRRMYESFLEEVPLLSSLKPYERSKIADALDTIKHPAGHTIIEEGDPGDAFYLLESGEAAAYKRGIDGAVKHYRRGDYFGELALLDDKPRQASVIAKTDVKVAQLGRDGFKRLLGPVEDIMRRTEYGVPESQPKPEASE, from the coding sequence ATGTCTGAGTCCAATGCCTTTCCCGGAAGCCATGCAGGCCATGGCGAAAGACACGCGGGTGGCGGAGCGGCACCCTTCAACAGAATAGTAGAAGAGGATGAGAATGTGACTTCTCCAACGACGTCGACGTTCCACAGAGCCGACGTTTCCCGACAGAGAGCCCACATACACCATGTCCTCAGTCCATTCCAAAGTGGTGATGGAGTGGGCACGTTTGGGGAATTCGGGGCATTTGGCCCCAACCCGTTTGGGGGGAGAGGCGAACAGGAACATGGTACTTTCCGACCGGCAGCGGGCCCGAGCGACTCCGGATTTCCCAACCACTACGCCCTGGGCCGTCGCACCTCGGTGTCGGCAGAATCGTTGAACCCTACCAGCTCCGATTCGGATTCCTGGACACCGCCGTATCACCCTAAGCCTCCGGAACAACTTGATCGGCTGAAGACAGCGGTTGCTGGGaactttctcttctctcatCTTGAGGAGGACCAGTTCAAGACCGTTCTGAATGCTCTCGTGGAGAAACCTGTTCCGGCTAAGGATATCAAGGTCATCACCCAAGGTGATGCTGGAGATTACTTCTATATTGTTGAGCAAGGGCACTTCGATGTCTTCATCCATCCGTCGGGATCGGCCCAACCCGGGCACAACGGCATGGGAAGCAAGGTTAATGAGATCGGGCCAGGAGGATCCTTCGGCGAACTCGCTCTTATGTACAATGCTCCTCGGGCGGCCACGGTCGTGTCGACCGAGCCATCGACCGTCTGGGCGCTTGACCGTGTCACGTTTCGAAGAATCCTGATGGACTCCGCCTTTAAACGGCGACGTATGTATGAATCGTTCTTGGAGGAGGTTCCGCTACTGTCGTCTTTAAAACCTTATGAGCGCTCGAAGATCGCTGATGCTCTGGACACGATTAAGCACCCTGCTGGGCATACGATTATTGAGGAAGGTGATCCTGGCGATGCGTTTTATCTCCTTGAATCCGGTGAAGCTGCTGCTTATAAACGTGGCATTGACGGCGCGGTTAAGCACTACAGACGAGGTGACTACTTCGGCGAGCTAGCCTTACTCGATGACAAACCGAGACAGGCGAGTGTGATTGCAAAAACGGATGTGAAAGTTGCACAACTGGGGAGAGATGGCTTCAAGAGACTACTGGGCCC